One region of Enterobacter ludwigii genomic DNA includes:
- the pfkA gene encoding 6-phosphofructokinase: MIKKIGVLTSGGDAPGMNAAIRGVVRAALTEGLEVFGIYDGYLGLYEDRMVQLDRYSVSDMINRGGTFLGSARFPEFRDEHVREVAIENMKKRGLDALVVIGGDGSYMGAKRLTEMGFPCIGLPGTIDNDIKGTDYTIGYFTALGTVVEAIDRLRDTSSSHQRISIVEVMGRYCGDLTLAAAIAGGCEFVVVPEVEFSREDLVAEIKAGIAKGKKHAIVAITEHICDVDELAKYIETETKRETRATVLGHIQRGGSPGPYDRILASRMGAYAIELLLQGHGGRCVGIQNEQLVHHDIIDAIENMKRPFKGDWLDCAKKLY; the protein is encoded by the coding sequence ATGATTAAGAAAATCGGTGTGTTGACAAGCGGCGGTGATGCGCCGGGCATGAACGCGGCAATTCGTGGGGTTGTCCGTGCAGCGCTGACGGAAGGTCTGGAAGTTTTTGGTATCTATGATGGTTACCTGGGTCTGTACGAAGACCGTATGGTTCAGCTCGACCGTTACAGCGTGTCTGACATGATCAACCGTGGCGGCACCTTCCTTGGGTCTGCACGCTTCCCGGAATTCCGTGATGAACACGTTCGTGAAGTGGCTATCGAGAACATGAAGAAACGTGGCCTGGACGCCCTGGTGGTTATCGGTGGTGACGGCTCTTACATGGGTGCAAAACGTCTGACTGAAATGGGCTTCCCGTGCATCGGTCTGCCAGGCACTATCGACAACGACATCAAAGGCACTGACTACACCATCGGTTACTTCACCGCGCTGGGTACCGTTGTGGAAGCGATTGACCGCCTGCGTGACACCTCTTCTTCTCACCAGCGTATCTCCATCGTTGAAGTGATGGGGCGTTACTGTGGTGACCTGACTCTGGCCGCCGCGATTGCGGGTGGTTGTGAGTTCGTGGTTGTGCCGGAAGTGGAATTCAGCCGTGAAGATCTGGTTGCTGAAATCAAAGCGGGCATCGCGAAAGGTAAAAAACACGCGATTGTTGCCATCACCGAGCACATCTGTGATGTTGACGAGCTGGCGAAGTACATCGAAACCGAAACCAAACGCGAAACCCGCGCGACCGTACTGGGTCACATCCAGCGTGGCGGTTCCCCTGGCCCGTACGACCGTATTCTGGCGTCCCGTATGGGGGCATACGCTATTGAACTGCTGCTGCAGGGTCACGGCGGCCGCTGCGTCGGTATTCAGAACGAGCAGTTGGTGCACCATGACATCATCGACGCCATTGAAAACATGAAACGTCCGTTCAAAGGTGACTGGCTGGACTGCGCGAAAAAACTGTACTGA
- the fpr gene encoding ferredoxin--NADP(+) reductase, producing the protein MADWVTGKVTKIQFWTDTLFSLTLHAPVHPFTAGQFAKLGLDVDGERVQRAYSYVNAPDNPDLEFYLVTVPDGKLSPRLAALKPGDDVQIVSDAAGFFVLDEIPDCDTLWMLATGTAIGPYLSILQYGKDLERFKNIVLVHAARYAADLSYLPQMRDLEQKYGGKLKIQTVVSRETAEGALTGRVPALIESGVLEKAVGLPMTAETSHVMLCGNPQMVRDTQQLLKDTRQMTKHLRRRPGHMTAEHYW; encoded by the coding sequence ATGGCGGACTGGGTAACAGGTAAAGTCACAAAGATACAGTTCTGGACCGATACGCTATTTAGTCTCACCCTGCATGCTCCCGTTCACCCGTTTACGGCCGGGCAATTTGCGAAGCTGGGGCTGGATGTCGACGGTGAACGCGTACAGCGCGCTTACTCTTACGTTAACGCGCCAGATAACCCGGATCTCGAGTTCTATCTGGTTACCGTTCCGGACGGCAAACTCAGCCCGCGTCTCGCCGCTCTTAAGCCCGGTGATGATGTGCAAATTGTGAGTGACGCTGCCGGCTTCTTTGTGCTCGACGAAATTCCTGACTGTGACACGCTATGGATGCTGGCAACCGGTACGGCCATCGGTCCGTATCTCTCCATTTTGCAATATGGCAAAGACCTTGAACGCTTTAAAAACATCGTGTTGGTTCATGCCGCGCGCTACGCTGCAGACTTAAGCTATTTGCCGCAAATGCGCGATCTGGAACAGAAGTATGGCGGTAAGCTCAAAATTCAAACGGTGGTCAGTCGTGAAACGGCAGAAGGTGCGCTGACGGGCCGTGTGCCGGCATTAATTGAAAGTGGAGTTCTGGAAAAGGCAGTGGGTTTGCCGATGACAGCGGAAACCAGCCACGTCATGCTGTGTGGTAATCCGCAGATGGTTCGTGACACGCAACAACTTCTGAAAGATACCCGACAGATGACGAAACATCTTCGCCGCCGGCCGGGCCATATGACCGCCGAACACTACTGGTGA
- the cpxP gene encoding cell-envelope stress modulator CpxP, whose protein sequence is MRKVTAAVMASTLAFSAFSQAAVAIISDNGSSQEGTTQHSSQSHMFDGISLTEHQRQQMRDLMQRARHDQPPVNVSEMETMHRLVTAENFDESAVRAQAEKMAQEQVARQVEMAKVRNQMFHLLTPEQQAVLNTKHQQRMDQLREVARMQRNSETTFFSSNSSTRSNQ, encoded by the coding sequence ATGCGCAAAGTTACCGCTGCCGTCATGGCCTCAACGCTGGCGTTCAGTGCGTTTAGCCAGGCTGCTGTAGCTATCATCAGCGATAACGGTTCCTCACAAGAGGGCACAACGCAGCACAGTAGCCAAAGCCATATGTTTGACGGCATAAGTTTAACCGAACATCAGCGTCAACAGATGCGAGATCTGATGCAGAGGGCAAGACATGACCAGCCCCCTGTTAATGTTAGCGAAATGGAGACAATGCATCGCCTTGTCACCGCAGAAAATTTTGACGAAAGCGCTGTACGCGCTCAGGCAGAAAAAATGGCACAGGAACAAGTTGCCCGCCAGGTAGAGATGGCGAAGGTCCGCAACCAAATGTTCCACCTGCTAACGCCCGAGCAGCAAGCGGTTTTGAACACCAAACATCAGCAGCGTATGGACCAGCTGCGTGAGGTTGCACGGATGCAGCGAAACTCGGAAACGACGTTTTTCAGTAGCAATAGCAGTACCCGTAGTAACCAGTAA
- a CDS encoding CDP-diacylglycerol diphosphatase — MKKIILLILIVIALAAGGGYWMKAGNPDALRHIVLDQCVPNQIQNRNPAPCAQVKTDAGYVVFKDRNGPLQYLLMPTYRINGTESPLLTEPHTPNFFWLAWQSRSFMTLKRGSEVPDSAISLTINSPTGRTQNHFHIHISCLRPDVREKLNAAQGEISTQWLPLPGGLEGHEYLARRVTENELVQRSPFMMLAEELPEARDHMGRFALAMAQQSDGSFVLLATERNLLTLNRASAEELQDHQCTILN, encoded by the coding sequence GTGAAAAAAATTATCTTATTGATCCTGATTGTCATCGCCCTTGCCGCTGGCGGCGGGTACTGGATGAAAGCGGGTAATCCGGATGCGCTGCGACATATCGTTCTCGACCAGTGTGTGCCGAATCAAATCCAGAACCGTAACCCGGCGCCGTGTGCGCAGGTGAAAACAGATGCAGGTTATGTGGTGTTTAAAGACCGCAATGGACCGCTGCAGTATCTGCTGATGCCAACCTACCGTATCAACGGCACAGAAAGTCCGCTTTTGACCGAGCCTCATACGCCGAACTTTTTCTGGCTGGCGTGGCAGTCACGCAGTTTTATGACCCTGAAGCGGGGATCCGAGGTGCCTGACAGCGCCATTTCACTGACGATTAATTCCCCGACAGGCCGTACGCAGAACCATTTTCATATTCATATCTCCTGCCTGCGCCCGGACGTGCGCGAGAAGCTGAACGCGGCTCAGGGAGAAATTAGCACCCAGTGGCTGCCGCTGCCGGGTGGGCTGGAAGGACATGAGTATCTTGCCCGTCGGGTAACGGAGAATGAGCTGGTGCAGCGCAGTCCGTTTATGATGTTGGCTGAAGAACTGCCGGAAGCACGCGACCATATGGGACGCTTTGCGCTGGCGATGGCACAGCAGTCAGATGGCTCTTTTGTTTTACTGGCAACGGAACGTAACCTGCTTACCCTTAATCGCGCATCGGCTGAGGAACTGCAGGATCATCAATGCACTATCCTGAATTGA
- a CDS encoding YiiQ family protein produces MKISARSLFLCLTLLSAGFPLHAAETTAPTTAPYLLAGSPSFDQSISQFREAFNQANPTLPLDEFRAIDGSRDTPTLTRAASKINENLYASTALERGTLKIKSMQITWLPIQGPEQKAAKAKALEYMSAVLQAFTPALTKKQSQQKLQKLLAAGKNKRYYADTEGAIRYVVADNGEKGLTFAVEPIKLALSDTLGGAN; encoded by the coding sequence ATGAAAATTTCGGCGCGTTCTCTTTTCCTGTGTTTAACGCTGCTTAGCGCGGGCTTTCCCCTGCATGCAGCCGAAACCACCGCCCCGACAACGGCGCCGTATCTGCTTGCGGGCTCCCCGTCTTTCGATCAATCCATCAGCCAGTTTCGTGAAGCCTTCAATCAGGCCAACCCAACGCTGCCGCTGGATGAATTTCGCGCCATTGATGGTTCTCGCGATACCCCTACGCTGACCCGTGCGGCAAGCAAGATTAACGAGAACTTGTATGCCTCAACGGCGCTGGAACGCGGCACGCTAAAAATCAAAAGCATGCAAATCACCTGGCTGCCAATTCAGGGGCCAGAGCAGAAAGCTGCGAAGGCGAAGGCGCTGGAGTATATGAGCGCGGTGTTACAGGCCTTTACCCCGGCACTGACGAAAAAGCAAAGCCAGCAAAAGCTGCAAAAACTCCTCGCCGCCGGTAAAAACAAGCGCTACTACGCCGATACCGAAGGTGCGATTCGCTATGTTGTCGCAGACAACGGCGAAAAAGGACTGACCTTCGCAGTTGAACCGATTAAGCTGGCACTATCTGACACACTCGGAGGGGCGAATTAA
- the tpiA gene encoding triose-phosphate isomerase has product MRHPLVMGNWKLNGSRHMVNELVANLRKELAGVTGCAVAIAPPDMYLDLAKHAADGSHIILGAQNVDVNLSGAFTGETSAEMLKDIGAKYIIIGHSERRTYHKESDEFIAKKFAVLKEQGLIPVLCIGETEAENEAGKTEEVCARQIDAVLKTQGAAAFEGAVIAYEPVWAIGTGKSATPAQAQAVHKFIRDHIAKADAKVAEQVIIQYGGSVNASNAAELFTQPDIDGALVGGASLKADAFAVIVKAAEAAKQA; this is encoded by the coding sequence ATGCGACATCCTTTAGTGATGGGTAACTGGAAACTGAACGGCAGCCGCCACATGGTAAACGAACTGGTTGCGAACCTGCGTAAAGAGCTGGCTGGCGTGACGGGCTGTGCGGTTGCTATCGCTCCGCCGGATATGTACCTGGATCTGGCTAAACACGCCGCTGACGGCAGCCACATCATTCTGGGTGCACAGAACGTTGACGTTAACCTGTCTGGCGCATTCACCGGTGAAACCTCCGCTGAAATGCTGAAAGATATCGGCGCGAAATACATCATCATCGGCCACTCTGAGCGTCGTACCTATCACAAAGAATCCGACGAGTTCATCGCGAAGAAATTCGCTGTGCTGAAAGAGCAAGGTCTGATCCCAGTTCTGTGCATCGGTGAAACCGAAGCTGAAAACGAAGCAGGCAAAACGGAAGAAGTGTGTGCTCGCCAGATCGACGCAGTGCTGAAAACTCAGGGTGCAGCAGCATTCGAAGGCGCGGTCATTGCTTACGAGCCAGTCTGGGCGATCGGTACCGGCAAATCAGCAACCCCTGCGCAGGCTCAGGCAGTTCACAAGTTCATCCGCGATCACATTGCTAAAGCCGACGCGAAAGTGGCTGAACAAGTCATTATCCAGTACGGCGGTTCCGTAAACGCATCCAACGCTGCTGAGCTGTTCACCCAGCCAGACATCGATGGCGCGCTGGTTGGCGGTGCATCCCTGAAGGCTGACGCTTTCGCGGTGATCGTTAAAGCAGCAGAAGCGGCCAAACAGGCGTAA
- a CDS encoding DUF805 domain-containing protein, producing MTIQQWLFSFKGRIGRRDFWIWMVTWVVAMLLLFFVAYNAWLSTQTAAFALVCLLWPTAAVVVKRLHDRGRSGAWAFLIILAWMLVAGNWAMLPSILPWVVGRLLPSVIFVMMIVDLGAFIGTQSENKYGKDTVEVKYR from the coding sequence ATGACCATACAGCAGTGGCTGTTTTCATTCAAAGGGCGTATTGGACGCCGTGATTTCTGGATCTGGATGGTGACGTGGGTTGTCGCCATGCTGCTTCTGTTTTTTGTTGCTTACAACGCGTGGCTGAGTACGCAAACGGCGGCCTTTGCGCTGGTCTGTCTGCTATGGCCAACAGCGGCCGTGGTGGTAAAACGTCTGCACGATCGCGGCCGTTCCGGGGCGTGGGCATTTCTGATTATTCTGGCGTGGATGCTGGTGGCAGGGAACTGGGCGATGCTTCCGTCCATTCTTCCCTGGGTCGTCGGCAGGCTGCTACCGTCAGTTATCTTCGTGATGATGATTGTCGATCTGGGCGCATTTATTGGCACCCAGAGCGAAAACAAATACGGTAAAGACACCGTTGAGGTGAAATACCGCTGA
- the cpxR gene encoding envelope stress response regulator transcription factor CpxR, translating into MNKILLVDDDRELTSLLKELLDMEGFNVLVAHDGEQALSLLDDSIDLLLLDVMMPKKNGIDTLKELRQTHQTPVIMLTARGSELDRVLGLELGADDYLPKPFNDRELVARIRAILRRSHWSEQQQNTDNSSPTLEVDSLSLNPGRQEASFDGQALELTGTEFTLLYLLAQHLGQVVSREHLSQEVLGKRLTPFDRAIDMHISNLRRKLPERKDGHPWFKTLRGRGYLMVSAS; encoded by the coding sequence ATGAATAAAATCCTGTTAGTTGATGATGACCGAGAGCTCACATCCCTTTTAAAGGAGTTGCTCGACATGGAAGGTTTCAACGTTCTGGTTGCCCATGATGGCGAGCAGGCGCTGAGTCTCCTTGACGACAGCATCGATTTACTTTTGCTCGACGTCATGATGCCGAAGAAAAACGGCATTGATACGCTGAAAGAGCTTCGCCAGACACACCAGACACCCGTAATTATGCTGACCGCACGCGGCAGCGAACTTGACCGCGTACTTGGCCTTGAACTGGGTGCGGATGACTATTTACCGAAACCGTTCAACGACCGTGAACTGGTCGCCCGTATTCGCGCTATCCTGCGTCGTTCACACTGGAGCGAGCAGCAGCAGAATACCGACAACAGTTCGCCGACGCTGGAAGTGGACTCCCTGAGCCTGAACCCGGGCCGCCAGGAAGCCAGCTTCGACGGCCAGGCGCTGGAATTGACCGGCACGGAGTTCACCCTGCTTTATCTGCTGGCGCAACATCTCGGCCAGGTGGTATCGCGTGAACATCTGAGCCAGGAAGTGCTGGGCAAGCGTCTCACGCCGTTTGACCGCGCCATCGACATGCACATCTCTAACCTGCGCCGTAAGCTGCCGGAGCGTAAAGACGGTCACCCATGGTTTAAAACCCTGCGTGGTCGCGGTTATCTGATGGTCTCCGCTTCATGA
- a CDS encoding anion permease: protein MSFWLAHPLLLPSLIVGVTIVLWATSLLPEFITALLFFTAAMTARIAPPEVIFGGFASSAFWLVFSGFVLGVAIRKTGLADRAARALSAKLTDSWVLMVASVVLLSYALAFVMPSNMGRIALLMPIVAAMAKRASIADGSRAWFGLALAVGFGTFQLSATILPANVPNLVMSGAAEGSYGIHLSYVPYLLLHTPVLGILKGLILIGLICWLFPGNPKPPKDLAPSEPMGRDEKRLAWLLAVVLGMWVTESWHGVGPAWTGLAASVIVMLPRIGFITGEEFSAGVNMRTCIYVAGILGLAIVVTQTGIGAAVGEALLRIMPLDADNPFTSFLALTGITTALNFIMTANGVPALYTTLAQSFSDATGFPLLSVIMIQVLGYSTPLLPYQASPIVVAMGLGKVPAKAGMVLCLALAIATYLVLLPLDYLWFSVLGRL, encoded by the coding sequence ATGTCGTTCTGGTTAGCTCATCCTCTACTGCTGCCCTCACTGATCGTAGGCGTCACCATTGTGCTGTGGGCGACGTCGCTGTTACCGGAATTTATCACCGCGCTGTTGTTCTTCACGGCGGCAATGACCGCCAGAATCGCCCCGCCGGAGGTGATCTTTGGCGGTTTTGCCTCGTCGGCGTTCTGGCTGGTGTTTAGCGGTTTTGTGCTCGGCGTGGCGATCCGTAAAACCGGCCTGGCGGACAGGGCTGCGCGTGCGCTGTCGGCAAAGCTCACCGACTCCTGGGTGTTGATGGTGGCGAGCGTGGTGCTGCTGAGCTATGCGCTGGCGTTTGTGATGCCGTCGAATATGGGGCGTATTGCGCTCCTGATGCCTATCGTTGCTGCGATGGCGAAAAGGGCGAGTATCGCAGACGGTTCGCGGGCGTGGTTTGGCCTGGCGCTGGCTGTGGGGTTCGGTACATTCCAGCTCTCGGCAACTATTTTGCCTGCAAACGTTCCTAACCTGGTGATGAGCGGTGCGGCGGAAGGTTCGTACGGCATCCACCTGAGTTACGTCCCGTATCTGCTGCTGCACACCCCCGTGCTGGGTATTCTCAAAGGTCTGATTCTGATTGGCCTGATCTGCTGGCTCTTTCCCGGTAATCCAAAACCACCGAAGGATCTGGCACCGTCTGAACCGATGGGGCGGGATGAAAAGCGTCTCGCCTGGCTGCTGGCGGTGGTGCTGGGGATGTGGGTGACGGAGAGCTGGCACGGTGTGGGGCCCGCGTGGACGGGGCTTGCGGCCTCGGTCATCGTCATGCTACCGCGCATCGGTTTTATCACCGGAGAAGAGTTTTCTGCGGGGGTGAATATGCGTACCTGTATTTATGTCGCGGGCATTCTTGGTCTGGCGATTGTGGTGACGCAGACCGGGATTGGTGCAGCCGTAGGTGAAGCATTGCTGCGGATAATGCCGCTGGACGCTGATAACCCCTTCACCAGTTTCCTGGCGCTGACCGGTATTACCACCGCGCTCAACTTCATTATGACCGCCAACGGTGTTCCTGCGCTGTACACCACGCTGGCACAGAGTTTTTCCGACGCGACGGGTTTCCCGCTGCTGTCGGTGATCATGATCCAGGTGTTGGGTTATTCCACACCGCTGCTGCCGTATCAGGCGTCGCCAATTGTGGTCGCAATGGGGCTCGGGAAGGTGCCTGCAAAGGCGGGGATGGTGCTCTGTCTGGCGCTGGCGATAGCGACCTATCTGGTGCTGCTGCCGCTGGATTACTTGTGGTTTAGCGTATTGGGTCGTTTGTAG
- the glpX gene encoding class II fructose-bisphosphatase: MKRELAIEFSRVTEAAALAGYKWLGRGDKNTADGAAVHAMRIVLNQVNIDGTIVIGEGEIDEAPMLYIGEKVGTGKGDAVDIAVDPIEGTRMTAMGQANALAVLAVGDKGCFLNAPDMYMEKLIVGPGAKGAIDLSLPLEENLHNIAKALGKPLSELTVTILAKPRHDATIAQMQKLGVRVFAIPDGDVAASILTCMPDSEVDVLYGIGGAPEGVVSAAVIRALDGDMQARLLPRHDVKGDSEENRRIGEEELARCEAMGIEAHKVLALDEMARSDNVIFSATGITKGDLLDGITRKGNMATTETLLIRGKSRTIRRIQSIHYLDRKDPDVQTHIL, translated from the coding sequence ATGAAACGTGAACTTGCTATCGAGTTTTCCCGCGTCACCGAAGCGGCCGCCCTCGCAGGCTATAAATGGCTGGGTCGTGGCGACAAAAATACCGCAGACGGTGCGGCTGTCCATGCCATGCGCATCGTCCTTAACCAGGTCAACATCGACGGCACCATCGTGATCGGCGAAGGCGAGATCGACGAAGCGCCAATGCTCTACATTGGTGAGAAAGTCGGCACCGGCAAAGGCGATGCGGTGGATATCGCCGTCGATCCGATCGAAGGCACACGCATGACGGCAATGGGTCAGGCCAATGCCCTGGCGGTGCTGGCAGTGGGCGATAAAGGCTGCTTCCTCAACGCGCCAGATATGTACATGGAAAAACTGATTGTCGGCCCGGGTGCCAAAGGCGCAATCGACCTCAGCCTGCCGCTGGAAGAGAACCTGCATAATATCGCCAAAGCATTGGGTAAACCGCTCAGCGAGCTGACCGTCACCATTCTGGCGAAACCGCGCCACGATGCCACGATTGCGCAGATGCAAAAACTCGGTGTGCGCGTGTTTGCCATTCCGGATGGTGACGTTGCGGCCTCGATTCTGACCTGTATGCCGGACAGCGAAGTCGATGTGCTTTATGGCATCGGTGGCGCGCCGGAAGGAGTCGTATCAGCAGCAGTGATCCGCGCCCTGGACGGCGACATGCAGGCGCGCCTGCTGCCACGTCATGATGTCAAAGGCGACAGCGAAGAGAACCGTCGGATTGGCGAAGAGGAGCTGGCACGCTGCGAAGCAATGGGCATCGAAGCTCATAAAGTTCTCGCTCTGGACGAAATGGCCCGCAGCGATAATGTTATCTTCTCGGCGACCGGCATCACGAAAGGCGATCTGCTGGACGGCATTACCCGCAAGGGCAACATGGCAACCACTGAAACGCTGCTGATCCGCGGTAAATCACGCACCATTCGTCGCATTCAGTCTATCCACTATCTCGACCGTAAAGACCCGGACGTACAGACGCACATTCTGTAA
- the fieF gene encoding CDF family cation-efflux transporter FieF (FieF, a metal efflux transporter, is a member of the CDF (cation diffusion facilitator) family of transporters.) translates to MNQSYGRLVSRAAIAATVMASSLLLIKIFAWWYTGSVSILAALVDSLMDIAASLTNLLVVRYSLQPADEEHTFGHGKAESLAALAQSMFISGSALFLFLTGIQHLVSPTPMNDPGVGVVVTVVALICTLVLVTFQRWVVRKTQSQAVRADMLHYQSDVMMNGAILIALGLAWYGWHRADALFALGIGIYILYSALRMGYEAVQSLLDRALPDSERNEIFTIVTSWPGVSGAHDLRTRQSGPTRFIQIHIEMEDNLPLVQAHVIAEQVEQAILQRFPGSDVIIHQDPCSVVPGHVGLS, encoded by the coding sequence ATGAATCAATCCTATGGAAGGCTGGTAAGCCGGGCCGCCATTGCGGCAACCGTCATGGCCTCTAGCCTGCTACTGATCAAAATCTTTGCCTGGTGGTATACCGGCTCGGTCAGTATTCTGGCGGCGCTGGTAGACTCATTGATGGACATTGCAGCCTCACTGACCAACTTGCTGGTGGTGCGTTACTCGCTGCAACCGGCGGATGAAGAGCACACGTTCGGGCACGGCAAAGCGGAGTCGCTGGCCGCGCTGGCGCAAAGCATGTTCATTTCCGGGTCTGCACTGTTCCTGTTTTTAACCGGCATTCAGCATCTCGTCTCGCCGACCCCGATGAACGATCCCGGCGTGGGCGTCGTTGTGACAGTCGTTGCACTTATATGCACACTTGTTCTGGTAACGTTCCAGCGCTGGGTCGTTCGCAAAACGCAAAGTCAGGCAGTACGGGCGGATATGCTTCATTATCAATCTGATGTTATGATGAATGGGGCTATTCTTATTGCGCTCGGTCTGGCCTGGTACGGCTGGCATCGGGCCGATGCGTTGTTCGCGTTAGGGATTGGTATCTATATTTTATATAGTGCCTTACGGATGGGGTATGAAGCGGTGCAATCGCTGCTCGATCGCGCTCTCCCGGACTCAGAACGTAATGAAATTTTTACTATTGTGACCTCCTGGCCTGGCGTCAGCGGTGCGCACGATCTTCGAACGCGGCAGTCAGGGCCGACCCGCTTTATTCAGATTCACATTGAAATGGAAGACAACCTGCCACTGGTTCAGGCTCACGTTATTGCTGAGCAGGTCGAGCAGGCGATTTTGCAGCGTTTTCCTGGTTCAGACGTCATCATTCACCAGGATCCCTGCTCGGTAGTACCTGGACATGTTGGGCTTTCGTAA
- a CDS encoding sulfate ABC transporter substrate-binding protein → MNKWGVGLTLLLASTSVLAKDIQLLNVSYDPTRELYEQYNKAFAAHWKQQTGDNVVVRQSHGGSGKQATSVINGIEADVVTLALAYDVDAIAERGRIDKNWIKRLPDNSAPYTSTIVFLVRKGNPKQIHDWNDLIKPGVSVITPNPKSSGGARWNYLGAWGYALHHNNGDQAKAQEFVKALYKNVEVLDSGARGATNTFVERGIGDVLIAWENEALLATNELGKDKFEIVTPSESILAEPTVSVVDKVVEKKETKAVAEAYLKYLYSPEGQEIAAKNFYRPRDPAVAKKYENVFPKLKLFTIDDEFGGWAKAQKEHFSNGGTFDQISKR, encoded by the coding sequence ATGAATAAATGGGGCGTGGGTTTAACATTATTGCTGGCATCGACCAGCGTTCTGGCTAAGGACATCCAGTTACTGAACGTGTCATACGACCCGACGCGTGAACTTTACGAGCAGTACAACAAAGCGTTTGCTGCACACTGGAAGCAGCAAACCGGTGACAACGTTGTGGTTCGTCAGTCTCACGGCGGTTCCGGCAAGCAGGCGACGTCTGTGATCAACGGTATTGAAGCCGATGTGGTCACGCTGGCACTGGCTTACGATGTCGACGCTATCGCCGAACGTGGACGTATAGATAAAAACTGGATCAAACGCCTGCCGGACAACTCCGCGCCTTACACCTCGACCATCGTCTTCCTGGTGCGTAAAGGCAACCCAAAACAAATCCATGACTGGAATGATCTGATTAAACCCGGTGTGTCAGTCATCACGCCTAACCCAAAAAGCTCCGGCGGCGCTCGCTGGAACTACCTGGGGGCGTGGGGTTACGCGCTGCACCACAACAACGGTGACCAGGCTAAAGCTCAGGAATTCGTGAAAGCGCTGTATAAAAACGTTGAGGTGCTGGACTCCGGCGCGCGTGGCGCAACCAACACTTTCGTCGAGCGCGGTATTGGTGACGTGCTGATCGCATGGGAAAACGAAGCCCTGCTGGCCACCAACGAGCTGGGTAAAGACAAATTCGAGATTGTGACCCCAAGCGAATCAATCCTTGCGGAACCAACCGTTTCTGTGGTCGACAAAGTGGTAGAGAAGAAAGAGACCAAAGCAGTGGCGGAAGCCTACCTGAAGTATCTCTACTCGCCAGAAGGCCAGGAAATTGCGGCGAAAAACTTCTATCGCCCACGTGACCCGGCGGTCGCGAAGAAATACGAGAATGTCTTCCCGAAACTGAAGCTCTTCACCATTGATGACGAGTTTGGTGGCTGGGCAAAAGCGCAGAAAGAGCACTTCTCTAACGGCGGTACCTTCGACCAGATCAGCAAACGCTAA